The following coding sequences lie in one Musa acuminata AAA Group cultivar baxijiao chromosome BXJ1-8, Cavendish_Baxijiao_AAA, whole genome shotgun sequence genomic window:
- the LOC135680562 gene encoding uncharacterized WD repeat-containing protein C17D11.16-like gives MISAVTWVPKGASKSSPVVAEPPSKDEIDEILKTGALRRSGDSDEDEQVDMDVDDSKDADEVTHALATAEALSKDQGDKGSHFQDIADGLRELDMDHYDDEDDGIELFSTGLGDIYYQSNEMDPYLQNKDDDDDDEEIEDMTIKPTDAVIVCARNEDEVSHLEVWIFEESEDGDSNMYVHHDIILPAFPLCTAWLDCNLKSGDKGNFIAVGSMEPAIEIWDLDLIDEVQPFLVLGGVSKKKKKGKKTSVKYKKGSHRDSVLGLAWNKEVRNVLASASADKTVKIWDVVSGKCAVTVEHHRDKVQAVAWNHHSPEVLLSGSFDQSVVMMDMRSSNQVSNEWCVTADVESLAWDPHSEHSFVVSLENGTVQGFDVRASSDTDSSSKPSFTLHAHDKAVSSVSYNPAAPNFLATGSTDKTVKLWDLSNNQPSCVASQNPKAGAIFSIAFSDDSPFLLAIGGSKGRLEVWDTLSDLGVGGRFGKYSNRTIDPPPTD, from the exons ATGATTTCGGCAGTGACTTGGGTCCCAAAGGGAGCATCCAAGAGCTCCCCAGTGGTTGCCGAGCCACCCTCTAAAGACGAAATTGACGAGATTTTGAAAACGGGAGCATTGAGAAGAAG CGGAGACAGTGACGAAGATGAACAAGTGGATATGGACGTTGATGATTCCAAAGATGCAGATGAAGTCACCCATGCATTAGCTACTGCTGAGGCTTTATCGAAAGACCAGGGGGATAAGGGTTCTCATTTCCAAGATATCGCTGATGGCCTCCGGGAACTTGACATGGACCATtatgatgatgaagatgatg GCATCGAGCTATTTAGTACTGGTTTAGGGGACATTTACTATCAAAGTAATGAGATGGACCCTTATCTGCAAAACAAGGAT gacgatgatgatgatgaagagatAGAAGATATGACCATAAAACCAACTGATGCAGTTATAGTCTGTGCACGAAATGAAGATGAAGTCAGCCATCTCGAG GTTTGGATCTTTGAAGAATCAGAGGATGGTGATTCGAATATGTATGTTCATCATGATATCATCCTTCCAGCTTTTCCGCTTTGTACAGCTTGGCTTGATTGTAATCTTAAAAGTGGTGATAAAG GAAACTTTATAGCTGTTGGCTCCATGGAACCAGCTATCGAGATATGGGACCTTGATTTG ATTGATGAGGTTCAACCTTTCCTAGTGTTGGGGGGTgtctcaaagaagaagaaaaaagggaaaaag ACATCAGTGAAGTACAAGAAGGGTAGCCATAGAGACTCTGTACTTGGGCTTGCATGGAACAAAGAAGTGAG GAATGTTCTAGCTAGTGCAAGTGCTGACAAAACAGTCAAGATTTGGGATGTGGTCAGTGGCAAATGTGCTGTGACAGTTGAGCACCACAgagataag GTTCAGGCAGTTGCATGGAATCATCATTCTCCTGAAGTTCTTCTTAGTGGTTCGTTTGATCAATCAGTAGTCATG ATGGATATGAGATCAAGTAATCAGGTCTCTAATGAATGGTGTGTCACAGCTGATGTTGAGAGTTTGGCATGGGACCCACATTCAGAACATTCATTTGTG GTGAGTCTTGAGAATGGTACTGTTCAAGGTTTTGATGTCCGGGCTTCATCAGATACAGATTCCAGTTCCAAGCCAAGTTTCACTCTCCATGCACATGATAAAGCTGTTTCTTCAGTCTCTTATAATCCTGCAGCTCCAAAT TTTCTTGCTACCGGATCAACAGACAAGACG GTGAAGCTATGGGACTTGTCAAACAATCAACCATCATGTGTTGCATCTCAGAACCCAAAGGCG GGAGCCATATTCTCTATCGCCTTCTCAGATGATAGCCCTTTCTTGTTAGCAATCGGAGGCTCCAAGGGAAGATTGGAG GTATGGGACACCTTATCCGATCTTGGGGTTGGTGGTAGATTTGGCAAGTACAGCAATCGAACAATTGATCCGCCACCAACCGATTGA